From Leifsonia sp. fls2-241-R2A-40a, one genomic window encodes:
- a CDS encoding DUF1304 domain-containing protein: MAIIGTLFIVAAAVVHVVFFAMESVLWSAPGVWRRFGLTSQRDADVVRPMAYNQGFYNLFLAGGSVVGLLLYWTTLRQVGFGLIFFCGICMVLASLVLLTTGRRLWGAVLLQGGLPLVGLILFVIAENAPTR, translated from the coding sequence ATGGCCATCATCGGCACCCTTTTCATCGTCGCGGCTGCCGTCGTGCACGTGGTCTTCTTCGCGATGGAGAGTGTGCTCTGGTCGGCGCCCGGCGTCTGGCGACGGTTCGGCCTCACGTCCCAGCGGGATGCGGACGTCGTGCGTCCGATGGCGTACAACCAGGGCTTCTACAACCTGTTCCTCGCGGGAGGCTCGGTGGTCGGCCTGCTCCTCTACTGGACGACCCTGCGCCAGGTGGGCTTCGGCCTCATCTTCTTCTGCGGCATCTGCATGGTGCTCGCGTCGCTCGTACTCCTGACGACGGGTCGCCGGCTCTGGGGCGCCGTCCTGCTGCAGGGCGGCCTGCCGCTGGTCGGCCTGATCCTGTTCGTGATCGCGGAGAACGCGCCTACTCGATGA
- a CDS encoding ROK family transcriptional regulator — MATQRRTPGSQTSLREANRARIVDAIKKHGGLTQVELAGATGLSPATVSNIVKELSTSGVLHTAQSIRSGRRAQHVTLAHALGLVVGVHFSTRHLRVALADVANTVVAENHMPLAKDHRADNELDKVSLLLNDMLESVDASHDDLLAVGIALPAPIDRATGTIARSGIMRGWDGVVVAESLERRIKRPVFVDNAANLGALGESRLGAGRGKRNTITLDIGDGIGAGLLLNGQLFRGNHGVAGEFGHTTIRENGPLCRCGNRGCLEALAGGPAIMDELRDHLGSLKLGDVVLQAMAGDARCIRAIADAGRHIGVATANLCNLIDPERVIVGGELSRAGELLLGPMRHAVERSIIVNPDLMPDIVQGQLGVRAATLGAVAYAVDCVSLSPDGVAF; from the coding sequence GTGGCAACGCAGCGACGAACTCCGGGCTCGCAGACTTCACTTCGTGAAGCCAACAGAGCCCGCATCGTCGACGCCATCAAGAAGCACGGCGGCCTCACCCAGGTCGAACTGGCCGGTGCGACCGGCCTCTCCCCCGCAACGGTGTCCAACATCGTCAAGGAACTCTCGACCTCCGGCGTGTTGCATACCGCGCAGAGCATCCGCTCGGGCCGGCGCGCTCAGCACGTCACCCTGGCGCACGCCCTGGGGCTCGTGGTCGGCGTCCACTTCTCGACGCGACACCTGCGCGTCGCCCTCGCCGACGTCGCCAACACGGTCGTCGCCGAGAACCACATGCCGCTCGCCAAGGATCACCGCGCCGACAACGAGCTGGACAAGGTCTCGCTGCTGCTCAACGACATGCTCGAGTCGGTGGACGCCTCCCACGACGACCTGCTGGCTGTCGGGATCGCTCTCCCCGCGCCGATCGACCGCGCGACCGGCACGATCGCGCGCAGCGGGATCATGCGCGGCTGGGACGGCGTGGTCGTCGCCGAATCGCTGGAGCGACGCATCAAGCGCCCCGTCTTCGTCGACAATGCCGCCAATCTCGGGGCGCTGGGCGAGTCCCGACTCGGAGCCGGCCGCGGGAAGCGGAACACGATCACCCTCGACATCGGAGACGGCATCGGGGCCGGACTGCTGCTGAACGGGCAGCTGTTCCGCGGGAACCACGGCGTTGCCGGGGAGTTCGGCCACACCACCATCCGCGAGAACGGACCGCTCTGCCGCTGCGGCAACCGCGGCTGCCTGGAGGCGCTCGCGGGCGGACCGGCGATCATGGACGAGCTGCGCGATCACCTCGGCAGCCTGAAGCTGGGCGACGTGGTGCTGCAGGCGATGGCCGGGGATGCGCGCTGCATCCGCGCCATCGCCGACGCGGGACGGCACATCGGCGTCGCCACCGCGAACCTGTGCAACCTGATCGACCCGGAACGCGTCATCGTCGGCGGCGAGCTCTCCCGCGCCGGAGAACTGCTGCTCGGCCCGATGCGGCACGCGGTCGAGCGCTCGATCATCGTGAATCCCGACCTCATGCCCGACATCGTGCAGGGTCAGCTCGGGGTGCGCGCGGCCACGCTCGGGGCCGTCGCCTACGCGGTCGACTGCGTCTCGCTCTCTCCCGACGGCGTCGCGTTCTGA
- a CDS encoding sugar ABC transporter substrate-binding protein → MKIATKRAVIASAAILLTAVTLTACSNGSGNSSGGSSANAANAQIGLLLPDSVTARYEAADKPFFEAKVKSLCSGCKVLYANADGDASKQQQQAESMLTQGVKVLVLDPFDGEAAASIVGEAKAKNVPVISYDRLINSPDSNYYISFDNEKVGQLQGQALVDKLKKDGVASGAGILMVNGSPTDNNATLFKKGAHSVIDPSGYKVLAEFDTPGWDPAKAQDWVSGQVSQFKDQIKGVYAANDGTGGGAIAAMKAANVSPLPPVTGQDAELAGIQRILAGDQYMTVYKALQPEAEKAAELAVSLTKGEKPKGDTTVKTAGGADIQSFLLTPVAVTTDNIESTVVKDNFYGTDSASKICTADYKAACDKYGIK, encoded by the coding sequence ATGAAGATCGCCACCAAGAGAGCGGTCATCGCGTCGGCCGCGATCCTGCTCACAGCCGTCACCCTCACAGCGTGTTCGAACGGTTCCGGAAACAGCTCCGGCGGAAGCTCCGCGAACGCCGCCAACGCCCAGATCGGGCTCCTCCTCCCCGACTCCGTCACCGCCCGGTACGAAGCGGCGGACAAGCCCTTCTTCGAAGCCAAGGTCAAGTCGCTCTGCTCCGGCTGCAAGGTCCTCTACGCGAACGCCGACGGCGACGCCAGCAAGCAGCAGCAGCAGGCGGAGTCGATGCTGACGCAGGGCGTCAAGGTGCTCGTGCTCGACCCGTTCGACGGTGAGGCCGCCGCATCCATCGTGGGCGAGGCGAAGGCCAAGAATGTGCCGGTCATCTCCTACGACCGTCTGATCAACAGCCCGGACAGCAACTACTACATCTCGTTCGACAACGAGAAGGTGGGTCAGCTGCAGGGACAGGCGCTGGTCGACAAGCTCAAGAAGGACGGTGTCGCTTCGGGCGCCGGCATCCTCATGGTCAACGGCTCGCCGACGGACAACAACGCCACGCTGTTCAAGAAGGGCGCGCACAGCGTCATCGACCCCAGCGGCTACAAGGTGCTCGCCGAGTTCGACACCCCCGGATGGGACCCCGCCAAGGCCCAGGACTGGGTGTCCGGCCAGGTCTCGCAGTTCAAGGACCAGATCAAGGGCGTCTACGCCGCGAACGACGGCACCGGTGGTGGCGCGATCGCGGCCATGAAGGCGGCCAACGTGAGCCCGCTCCCGCCCGTCACGGGTCAGGACGCCGAGCTCGCCGGTATCCAGCGCATCCTCGCCGGCGACCAGTACATGACCGTCTACAAGGCCCTCCAGCCGGAGGCTGAGAAGGCGGCCGAGCTGGCCGTTTCGCTCACCAAGGGCGAGAAGCCGAAGGGCGACACCACGGTCAAGACCGCGGGCGGCGCGGACATCCAGTCGTTCCTGCTGACCCCGGTCGCGGTGACGACGGACAACATCGAGAGCACGGTCGTGAAGGACAACTTCTACGGCACCGACTCGGCGTCGAAGATCTGCACGGCTGACTACAAGGCAGCCTGCGACAAGTACGGCATCAAGTAA
- a CDS encoding ATP-binding cassette domain-containing protein, with amino-acid sequence MESAIVDDERSARRPVLSLRGVSKGFGAVQALTDIHLDVYPGEVVALVGDNGAGKSTLVKILAGVHPQDAGTIEFDGQEVNIPSPAASRELGIATVFQDLALCDNLDVVSNLFLGREISKGTLDEEEMEKRSWSLLRQLSARIPSVRIAVASLSGGQRQTVAIARSLIGDPRIVILDEPTAALGVAQTAEVLNLIERLRERGLGVILISHNMADVQAVADRVAVLRLGRNNGDFRVPEVSYEEIISAITGATDNVVVRRAERLMEAEESIERSPEA; translated from the coding sequence ATGGAATCCGCGATCGTGGACGACGAGCGGTCGGCCCGCCGCCCCGTCCTCTCCCTGCGGGGGGTCTCGAAAGGGTTCGGCGCCGTCCAAGCGCTCACCGACATCCACCTCGACGTCTACCCGGGAGAGGTCGTCGCTCTCGTCGGCGACAACGGCGCCGGAAAGTCGACGCTCGTCAAGATCCTCGCCGGTGTGCACCCGCAGGATGCGGGGACGATCGAGTTCGACGGCCAGGAGGTGAACATCCCCTCCCCCGCCGCCTCGCGCGAACTGGGCATCGCGACGGTGTTCCAGGACCTCGCCCTCTGCGACAACCTCGACGTCGTCTCGAACCTCTTCCTCGGCCGCGAGATCAGCAAGGGAACGCTGGACGAGGAGGAGATGGAGAAGCGGTCGTGGAGCCTGCTGCGGCAGCTCTCCGCGCGCATCCCGTCCGTCCGGATCGCCGTCGCCTCGCTCTCGGGAGGACAGCGGCAGACCGTCGCCATCGCCCGCTCGCTGATCGGCGACCCGCGCATCGTCATCCTCGACGAGCCCACCGCCGCGCTCGGCGTCGCGCAGACCGCCGAGGTGCTGAACCTGATCGAGCGCCTGCGCGAGCGCGGCCTCGGCGTCATCCTGATCAGCCACAACATGGCCGACGTGCAGGCGGTCGCGGACCGCGTCGCCGTGCTCCGCCTCGGCCGCAACAACGGCGACTTCCGGGTGCCGGAGGTCAGCTACGAAGAGATCATCTCCGCCATCACCGGCGCCACGGACAACGTGGTCGTGCGCCGCGCCGAGCGCCTCATGGAGGCCGAAGAATCCATCGAACGGAGCCCGGAAGCATGA
- a CDS encoding sugar ABC transporter permease, whose translation MSKATPSAATETPAELAADLQDERLIRDEGLGGAARAFGRRVRGGDLGSLPVVIGLIVIWVVFQILNPNFLSANNLVNLTLQCAAIGTISIGIVLVLLLGQIDLSVGSVSGVSAAILGVGFTQLHWPLWLTVIVAILAGSAIGLLYGFLFTRFGVPSFVITLAGLLGFLGLQLWILGANSSINIPYDSWIVKFAQQWFLPPWAAYTLAVIAAGGMFLSDWRRNIRRRKAGLSEGSVAVVAIKAVLLLIGLCISVWYLSTDRGTGAMFLFFVILVIVMNFLLTRTRWGRAVFAVGGSVEAARRAGIHVNRIFISVFILCSTFAAVGGLLAAARLASVGAGSGGTDTNLNAIAAAVIGGTSLFGGRGSAWSALLGILVIQSISNGLTLMNLDSSYRFMITGAVLLLAVIIDSLSRRSRASHGQA comes from the coding sequence ATGAGCAAGGCAACCCCATCCGCGGCCACGGAGACGCCGGCCGAGCTGGCGGCGGACCTGCAGGACGAGCGACTCATCCGCGACGAGGGACTCGGTGGCGCGGCGCGCGCCTTCGGGCGACGCGTCCGCGGCGGCGACCTGGGGTCGCTCCCCGTCGTGATCGGGCTGATCGTGATCTGGGTGGTCTTCCAGATCCTCAACCCGAACTTCCTCAGCGCGAACAACCTCGTCAACCTGACGCTCCAGTGCGCCGCGATCGGCACGATCTCGATCGGCATCGTCCTGGTGCTGCTGCTCGGCCAGATCGACCTCTCGGTCGGCTCGGTCAGCGGTGTGTCTGCGGCCATCCTCGGCGTCGGTTTCACGCAGCTGCACTGGCCGCTCTGGCTCACGGTGATCGTCGCGATCCTCGCCGGATCGGCGATCGGCCTGCTGTACGGCTTCCTCTTCACCCGGTTCGGGGTGCCGAGCTTCGTGATCACGCTGGCCGGTCTGCTCGGCTTCCTCGGCCTGCAGCTGTGGATCCTCGGAGCGAACAGCTCGATCAACATCCCGTACGACTCGTGGATCGTGAAGTTCGCCCAGCAGTGGTTCCTCCCGCCGTGGGCCGCCTACACCCTGGCGGTGATCGCCGCGGGCGGGATGTTCCTCTCCGACTGGCGACGGAACATCCGGCGGCGCAAGGCCGGGCTGTCCGAAGGCTCCGTGGCGGTCGTCGCGATCAAGGCGGTGCTGCTGCTGATCGGCCTGTGCATCAGCGTCTGGTACCTCTCGACCGACCGCGGGACGGGCGCGATGTTCCTGTTCTTCGTCATCCTCGTGATCGTGATGAACTTCCTGCTCACCCGTACGCGCTGGGGCCGCGCGGTCTTCGCGGTCGGCGGATCGGTGGAGGCGGCCCGCCGAGCGGGCATCCACGTCAACCGCATCTTCATCAGCGTGTTCATCCTCTGCTCGACGTTCGCAGCGGTCGGCGGCCTTCTCGCAGCGGCGCGCCTCGCGTCGGTCGGCGCGGGTTCGGGCGGCACGGACACCAACCTGAACGCGATCGCGGCGGCCGTCATCGGCGGCACGAGCCTGTTCGGCGGACGCGGGTCGGCGTGGTCTGCGCTGCTCGGCATCCTGGTCATCCAGTCGATCTCGAACGGCCTGACGCTGATGAACCTCGACTCGTCCTACCGCTTCATGATCACGGGCGCCGTGCTGCTGCTCGCAGTGATCATCGACTCGCTGTCGCGGCGGTCGCGCGCGTCGCACGGGCAAGCCTAG
- the hemL gene encoding glutamate-1-semialdehyde 2,1-aminomutase: MAAMNDVNLEQFERAQRVIPGGVNSPVRAFRSVGGTPRFIVSARGPYVTDADGREYVDLVASWGPAILGHAHPAVVDAVQQAAARGLSFGASTPAETQLAEAVIGRVPFIEKLRLVSTGTEATMTAIRLARGFTGRPLLIKFAGHYHGHSDGLLAEAGSGLATLALPGSAGVTEATAAQTIVLPYNDLDAVRAVFEAQGPDIAAVITEAAAANMGVVPPDEGFNAALTDLAHEFGALLILDEVLTGFRVSDAGFWGLDRGYTPDLVTFGKVVGGGMPLAALGGRAELMDFLAPAGPVYQAGTLSGNPVAVAAGLATLANADESVYDRLDTVAETVSAATSDALSAAGVAHRVQRAGNLFSFAFGDFENAPRTYAEVQRQEAYRYRAFFHTMLDQGVSLPPSVFEAWFVTAAHDDAAVARILDALPAAARASASATPALPPTP; this comes from the coding sequence ATGGCTGCGATGAACGACGTCAATCTGGAGCAGTTCGAGCGCGCGCAGCGCGTCATCCCGGGAGGGGTGAACTCGCCCGTGCGCGCCTTCCGCTCGGTCGGCGGCACCCCGCGCTTCATCGTCTCGGCCCGCGGGCCGTACGTCACCGACGCGGACGGCCGCGAGTACGTCGACCTGGTCGCGTCGTGGGGTCCGGCGATCCTCGGCCACGCGCATCCCGCCGTCGTGGACGCGGTGCAGCAGGCCGCCGCGCGCGGACTGTCGTTCGGCGCATCCACTCCGGCCGAGACCCAGCTCGCGGAGGCCGTCATCGGCCGCGTCCCGTTCATCGAGAAGCTGCGGCTGGTCTCCACCGGCACCGAGGCGACGATGACCGCGATCCGCCTGGCGCGCGGCTTCACCGGTCGCCCGCTGCTCATCAAGTTCGCGGGTCACTACCACGGGCACTCCGACGGCCTGCTGGCCGAGGCCGGCTCCGGCCTCGCCACCCTGGCCCTCCCGGGGTCCGCCGGTGTGACGGAGGCGACGGCAGCGCAGACGATCGTGCTGCCGTACAACGACCTGGATGCGGTGCGCGCGGTCTTCGAGGCGCAAGGCCCCGACATCGCGGCCGTCATCACCGAGGCCGCCGCCGCCAACATGGGCGTCGTCCCGCCGGACGAGGGCTTCAACGCCGCCCTCACCGACCTCGCCCACGAGTTCGGTGCGCTGCTCATCCTCGACGAGGTGCTGACCGGCTTCCGCGTCAGCGACGCCGGGTTCTGGGGACTCGACCGCGGGTACACGCCCGACCTGGTCACCTTCGGAAAGGTCGTCGGCGGCGGGATGCCCCTTGCGGCTCTCGGCGGACGGGCCGAGCTGATGGACTTCCTCGCGCCCGCCGGCCCCGTCTACCAGGCGGGCACGCTCTCGGGGAACCCGGTCGCGGTGGCCGCCGGCCTGGCGACGCTCGCGAACGCGGACGAGTCCGTCTACGACCGCCTGGACACCGTCGCCGAGACCGTGTCGGCGGCGACCTCCGACGCGCTGTCCGCCGCCGGAGTGGCTCACCGCGTCCAGCGGGCCGGAAACCTGTTCAGCTTCGCCTTCGGCGACTTCGAGAATGCTCCGCGCACCTACGCCGAGGTGCAGCGCCAGGAGGCGTACCGGTACCGCGCGTTCTTCCACACGATGCTCGACCAGGGCGTCTCGCTGCCCCCGAGTGTCTTCGAGGCCTGGTTCGTCACCGCCGCCCACGACGACGCGGCCGTTGCGCGCATCCTGGACGCCCTCCCGGCCGCCGCGCGCGCCTCCGCCTCCGCGACCCCCGCTCTCCCGCCCACTCCGTGA
- the hemB gene encoding porphobilinogen synthase, translating into MRRLTAETRLHPSELILPLFVREGAAEPVPIGSMPGVSQHSLDSLKRVANEAAEAGVGGLMLFGVPETRDAIGSAATDPEGILNVATRVLADEVGDALVVQTDLCLDEFTDHGHCGVLDARGHVDNDATLLRYRDMAIAQAEAGSQLLGLSGMMDGQVAAVREALDDAGHTDVVILAYSAKYASGFYGPFREAVDSQLSGDRRAYQQDPANRREGLREARLDLEEGADILMVKPALSYLDVLSDVAAMSDVPVWAYQVSGEYAMVEAAAANGWIDRDRIIEETLIGARRAGADAIMTYWATEVAGWLR; encoded by the coding sequence ATGCGCCGGCTGACCGCCGAGACCCGCCTCCACCCCTCCGAGCTGATCCTCCCGCTGTTCGTGCGCGAGGGCGCCGCCGAGCCCGTCCCGATCGGTTCGATGCCGGGCGTCTCGCAGCACAGTCTCGACTCGCTGAAGCGCGTGGCGAACGAGGCGGCCGAGGCCGGCGTCGGCGGGCTCATGCTCTTCGGTGTGCCCGAGACGCGCGACGCGATCGGCTCGGCCGCGACCGACCCGGAGGGGATCCTGAACGTGGCGACCCGCGTGCTCGCCGACGAGGTGGGCGACGCGCTGGTCGTGCAGACCGACCTGTGCCTCGACGAGTTCACCGACCACGGCCACTGCGGAGTCCTGGATGCACGCGGTCACGTCGACAACGACGCCACCCTGCTCCGCTACCGCGACATGGCGATTGCGCAGGCCGAGGCCGGCTCGCAGCTGCTGGGCCTCAGCGGGATGATGGACGGCCAGGTCGCCGCCGTGCGCGAGGCGCTCGATGACGCGGGCCACACCGATGTCGTGATCCTGGCCTACTCGGCCAAGTACGCTTCCGGCTTCTACGGTCCGTTCCGCGAGGCGGTCGACTCGCAGCTCTCCGGCGATCGCCGCGCCTATCAGCAAGACCCGGCGAACCGCCGCGAGGGCCTGCGCGAGGCGCGCCTCGACCTCGAGGAGGGCGCCGACATCCTGATGGTGAAGCCGGCGCTCAGCTACCTCGACGTCCTCAGCGATGTCGCCGCCATGAGCGACGTCCCCGTGTGGGCGTACCAGGTGTCGGGGGAGTACGCGATGGTGGAGGCTGCGGCAGCGAACGGCTGGATCGACCGCGACCGCATCATCGAGGAGACCCTGATCGGCGCCCGCCGCGCCGGCGCCGACGCGATCATGACCTATTGGGCGACCGAAGTGGCGGGATGGCTGCGATGA
- a CDS encoding uroporphyrinogen-III synthase: protein MTNTAPIPKPLAGWRVLVPRGGPWGDSVAADLRSKGASPVVAAMINFAPTADAPALERALARLANGEFDWMTVTSATTVDVLSAQRAVVPPTTRVAAVGETTAAALAAAGYHVDLVPSEDNSARGLLDEWEAATQGAFPLRVLTLRSEIAKPLLTEGLRRIGHEVESVVAYRTVGVPVPESVVDDVRDGLVQAILVTSGSVAEQVQQQLGPVPESTLIAAIGPQTARDARSFGLRVDVIAEERTAASLIDAVVQVAQSRAAADAADA, encoded by the coding sequence ATGACCAATACGGCTCCCATCCCCAAGCCCTTGGCCGGTTGGCGCGTCCTCGTGCCACGCGGCGGCCCGTGGGGCGACTCCGTCGCGGCCGACCTCCGGTCGAAGGGGGCCTCTCCCGTCGTCGCGGCGATGATCAACTTCGCGCCGACCGCCGACGCGCCCGCGCTCGAGAGGGCGCTGGCCCGGCTCGCGAACGGCGAGTTCGACTGGATGACCGTCACCAGCGCCACCACGGTCGACGTCCTCAGCGCCCAGCGCGCGGTGGTCCCGCCGACGACTCGCGTCGCCGCTGTTGGCGAGACGACGGCCGCCGCCCTGGCGGCCGCCGGGTATCACGTCGACCTCGTCCCCTCCGAGGACAACTCGGCCCGCGGTCTGCTCGACGAGTGGGAGGCCGCGACGCAGGGCGCCTTCCCGCTGCGCGTGCTGACGCTCCGGTCCGAGATCGCCAAGCCGCTCCTCACCGAAGGGCTCCGCCGCATCGGGCACGAGGTCGAGTCGGTTGTCGCCTACCGCACGGTCGGCGTCCCGGTGCCGGAGAGCGTGGTGGACGATGTCCGCGACGGGCTGGTGCAGGCCATCCTCGTGACCAGCGGCTCGGTCGCCGAGCAGGTCCAGCAGCAGCTGGGACCGGTGCCCGAGTCCACACTCATCGCGGCGATCGGTCCGCAGACCGCACGCGACGCCCGGTCCTTCGGACTCCGTGTGGATGTGATCGCCGAGGAGCGCACAGCCGCCTCCCTCATCGACGCCGTCGTGCAGGTCGCGCAGTCCCGTGCCGCGGCCGACGCGGCCGACGCCTGA
- the hemC gene encoding hydroxymethylbilane synthase, with protein sequence MSGAVTRVDGDAERREGVLRVGTRGSALAVAQTTAVAESIARATGLDVELVTVTTQGDTSRESLAQLGGTGVFATALRDALLAGDVDLVVHSLKDLPTAPATGLVVGAIPKRADARDALAARDGLTLETLPEGARVGTGSPRRVAQLKSQRPDLDVTDLRGNVDTRLRMVAEGELDAVVLAAAGLTRLGRLDAVTDYFPLSLMPTAPGQGALALEVRAGDEKGRGPIARALAAVDHVTTHASVVAERHVLAGLEAGCAAPIGATAIVDDGLLFLTATVYRPDGTERLTASHAATPDSLSSAHLQEAALDVGARVVAELLQAGAADLAPLGSSR encoded by the coding sequence GTGAGCGGCGCCGTGACGAGGGTCGACGGCGACGCCGAGCGCCGTGAGGGCGTCCTGCGCGTCGGTACGCGCGGCAGCGCACTGGCGGTCGCCCAGACGACGGCGGTCGCCGAGTCGATCGCCCGGGCCACGGGCCTCGATGTCGAACTCGTCACGGTGACCACGCAGGGCGACACCTCGCGCGAGTCGCTCGCGCAGCTCGGCGGAACGGGAGTGTTCGCCACCGCCCTCCGCGACGCGCTCCTCGCGGGCGACGTGGATCTGGTCGTCCACTCCCTGAAAGACCTTCCGACCGCTCCCGCCACCGGCCTCGTGGTCGGCGCGATCCCGAAGCGCGCGGACGCGCGGGACGCCCTCGCAGCCCGCGACGGGCTCACGCTGGAGACCCTGCCCGAGGGCGCCCGGGTCGGCACCGGATCGCCCCGCCGCGTCGCGCAGCTGAAGTCGCAGCGCCCCGACCTCGATGTCACGGACCTCCGCGGCAACGTCGACACGCGTCTCAGAATGGTCGCCGAGGGCGAGTTGGATGCGGTGGTCCTCGCGGCCGCCGGGCTCACCCGCCTCGGCCGCCTCGACGCCGTGACGGACTATTTCCCCCTGTCGCTCATGCCGACGGCTCCCGGTCAGGGCGCGCTCGCGCTCGAGGTGCGCGCCGGGGACGAGAAGGGCCGCGGGCCCATCGCGCGCGCGCTCGCCGCAGTGGACCACGTCACCACCCACGCCTCCGTCGTCGCCGAGCGCCATGTGCTCGCCGGACTCGAAGCGGGATGCGCTGCACCGATCGGCGCCACGGCGATCGTCGATGACGGCCTCCTGTTCCTGACGGCGACGGTCTACCGTCCCGACGGCACCGAGCGGCTGACCGCATCCCACGCGGCCACTCCGGACTCGCTGAGTTCGGCCCACCTCCAGGAGGCCGCGCTCGACGTCGGCGCCCGGGTGGTCGCCGAACTGCTGCAGGCCGGCGCTGCCGACCTGGCACCGCTGGGGAGCAGCCGATGA
- a CDS encoding ferrochelatase, whose protein sequence is MTEAQTDQRVLFATPAAAAGPEHVTEPVAYDAILLAGFGGPEGQDDVIPFLRNVTRGRGIPEERLEEVAHHYRHFGGVSPINDQNRELKAALEAELAERGIDLPVLWGNRNWDPYLADALREADERGFIKLIAIATSAYSSYSSCRQYREDFAGALEATGLGERIQIDKVRQFFDHPGFVEPFIEGVRNAIDELQQKLPGLDPATEVRILYSTHSIPSSDATRSGPAERGFGDGGAYAAQHLAVAEVVTHAATGGTVEWDLVYQSRSGPPSMPWLEPDINDRIAELPALGVKAVVIVPLGFVSDHMEVLWDLDNEAMETSDEHGLVAVRVPTPGTHAAYVKGLVDLVLERRDGVPTEERPAVTSLGPWYDVCRPGCCENVRLGFKPAAAGLAP, encoded by the coding sequence GTGACCGAGGCACAGACCGATCAGCGGGTGCTGTTCGCGACGCCGGCCGCGGCCGCCGGGCCCGAGCACGTGACCGAGCCGGTCGCCTACGACGCGATCCTGCTGGCCGGCTTCGGCGGCCCGGAGGGTCAGGACGACGTCATCCCCTTCCTCCGCAACGTCACCCGCGGGCGCGGCATCCCGGAGGAGCGGCTGGAAGAGGTCGCGCACCACTACCGCCACTTCGGCGGCGTCAGCCCCATCAACGACCAGAACCGCGAGCTGAAGGCAGCGCTCGAGGCGGAGCTCGCCGAGCGCGGCATCGACCTTCCCGTGCTGTGGGGCAACCGCAACTGGGACCCGTACCTGGCTGACGCACTGCGCGAGGCCGACGAGCGCGGCTTCATCAAGCTCATCGCCATCGCGACCAGCGCGTACTCGTCCTACTCCAGCTGCCGTCAGTACCGCGAGGACTTCGCGGGCGCTCTGGAAGCCACCGGACTGGGGGAGCGCATCCAGATCGACAAGGTGCGCCAGTTCTTCGACCACCCCGGCTTCGTGGAGCCGTTCATCGAGGGCGTCCGCAACGCCATCGACGAGCTGCAGCAGAAGCTCCCCGGGCTCGACCCGGCGACCGAGGTGCGCATCCTGTACTCGACGCACTCCATCCCGTCGAGCGACGCCACCCGGTCCGGCCCCGCCGAGCGCGGCTTCGGTGACGGGGGCGCCTACGCGGCGCAGCACCTCGCGGTCGCGGAGGTCGTCACGCACGCTGCGACCGGCGGAACCGTCGAATGGGATCTGGTCTACCAGTCGCGCTCCGGGCCGCCGTCGATGCCGTGGCTCGAGCCGGATATCAACGACCGCATCGCAGAACTCCCCGCGCTGGGCGTCAAGGCGGTCGTCATCGTGCCGCTCGGGTTCGTCAGCGACCACATGGAGGTGCTCTGGGACCTCGACAACGAGGCCATGGAGACCAGCGACGAGCACGGACTGGTCGCCGTCCGCGTCCCGACCCCGGGCACGCACGCCGCGTACGTGAAGGGTCTGGTCGACCTCGTCCTCGAACGCCGCGACGGCGTCCCCACCGAGGAGCGTCCCGCGGTCACCTCGCTCGGCCCCTGGTACGACGTGTGCCGTCCGGGATGCTGCGAGAACGTCCGCCTCGGATTCAAGCCGGCGGCAGCGGGGCTCGCACCGTGA